A DNA window from Peromyscus leucopus breed LL Stock chromosome 3, UCI_PerLeu_2.1, whole genome shotgun sequence contains the following coding sequences:
- the Brpf1 gene encoding peregrin isoform X4 translates to MGVDFDVKTFCHNLRATKPPYECPVETCRKVYKSYSGIEYHLYHYDHDSPPPPQQTPLRKHKKKGRQSRPANKQSPSPSEVSQSPGREVISYAQAQRMVEVDLHGRVHRISIFDNLDVVSEDEEAPEEAPENSSNKENSETPAATPKSGKHKNKEKRKDSNHHHHSAPASAAPKLPEVVYRELEQDTPDAPPRPTSYYRYIEKSAEELDEEVEYDMDEEDYIWLDIMNERRKTEGVSPIPQEIFEYLMDRLEKESYFESHNKGDPNALVDEDAVCCICNDGECQNSNVILFCDMCNLAVHQECYGVPYIPEGQWLCRRCLQSPSRAVDCALCPNKGGAFKQTDDGRWAHVVCALWIPEVCFANTVFLEPIDSIEHIPPARWKLTCYICKQRGSGACIQCHKANCYTAFHVTCAQQAGLYMKMEPVRETGANGTSFSVRKTAYCDIHTPPGSARRLPALSHSEGEEEEEEEEDEGKSWSSEKVKKAKAKSRIKMKKARKILAEKRAAAPVVSVPCIPPHRLSKITNRLTIQRKSQFMQRLHSYWTLKRQSRNGVPLLRRLQTHLQSQRNCDQVGRDSEDKNWALKEQLKSWQRLRHDLERARLLVELIRKREKLKRETIKIQQIAMEMQLTPFLILLRKTLEQLQEKDTGNIFSEPVPLSEVPDYLDHIKKPMDFFTMKQNLEAYRYLNFDDFEEDFNLIVSNCLKYNAKDTIFYRAAVRLREQGGAVLRQARRQAEKMGIDFETGMHIPHNLAGEEAPHHTEDEEERLVLLENQKHLPVEEQLKLLLERLDEVNASKQSVGRSRRAKMIKKEMTALRRKLAHQRETGRDGPERHGPSSRGNLTPHPAACDKDGQTDSAAEESSSQETSKGLGPNMSSTPAHEVGRRTSVLFSKKNPKTAGPPKRPGRPPKNRESQMTPSHGGSPVGPPQLPIMGSLRQRKRGRSPRPSSSSDSDSDKSTEDPPMDLPANGFSSGNQPVKKSFLVYRNDCNLPRSSSDSESSSSSSSSAASDRTSTTPSKQGRGKPSFSRGTFPEDSSEDTSGTENEAYSVGTGRGVGHSSKYPHPKSGVLGTQFQGLASPPAADPPPLSHSCEVVRKSLGRGAGWLSEDEDSPLDALDLVWAKCRGYPSYPALIIDPKMPREGMFHHGVPIPVPPLEVLKLGEQMTQEAREHLYLVLFFDNKRTWQWLPRTKLVPLGVNQDLDKEKMLEGRKSNIRKSVQIAYHRALQHRSKVQGEQSSETSDSD, encoded by the exons ATGGGGGTGGACTTTGACGTGAAGACCTTCTGCCACAACTTGCGGGCCACTAAGCCACCATATGAATGCCCTGTGGAGACCTGCCGCAAGGTTTACAAGAGTTACAGTGGTATTGAGTACCACCTGTACCACTATGACCACGACagcccaccacccccacagcagACCCCCCTGCGCAAGCACAAAAAGAAAGGGCGCCAGTCACGACCAGCCAATAAGCAGTCACCCAGCCCCTCTGAGGTCTCACAGTCACCAGGCCGAGAGGTGATAAGTTATGCTCAGGCCCAGCGAATGGTAGAGGTGGACCTGCATGGCCGTGTCCACCGCATCAGCATCTTTGACAACCTAGATGTGGTATCAGAGGATGAGGAGGCCCCTGAGGAGGCCCCAGAGAACAGCAGCAACAAGGAGAACTCGGAGACACCCGCGGCTACACCTAAGTCAGGCAAGCATAAGAACAAGGAGAAACGCAAGGActccaaccaccaccaccacagcgcTCCCGCCAGTGCTGCTCCCAAACTGCCTGAGGTGGTATATCGGGAGCTGGAGCAAGACACCCCTGATGCACCGCCCCGGCCCACTTCCTACTACCG GTACATCGAGAAGTCTGCAGAGGAGCTGGATGAGGAAGTAGAGTATGACATGGACGAGGAGGACTACATCTGGCTAGATATCATGAATGAGCGACGGAAGACCGAGGGTGTGAGTCCTATCCCGCAGGAGATCTTTGAGTACCTAATGGACCGGTTGGAGAAGGAGTCCTACTTTGAGAGTCACAATAAAGGTGACCCCAATGCACTAGTGGATGAAGATGCCGTGTGCTGTATCTGCAATGATGGCGAGTGCCAGAATAGCAATGTCATCCTCTTCTGTGACATGTGCAACTTGGCTGTGCACCAAGAGTGCTACGGTGTCCCCTATATCCCTGAGGGCCAGTGGCTGTGCCGCCGTTGCCTGCAGTCACCTTCTCGTGCAGTGGACTGTGCTCTGTGCCCCAATAAGGGTGGTGCCTTTAAGCAGACAGATGATGGCCGCTGGGCCCACGTGGTGTGTGCCTTGTGGATCCCTGAGGTCTGCTTTGCCAACACAGTCTTCCTAGAACCTATTGACAGCATTGAGCACATCCCACCAGCCCGCTGGAAGCTCACCTGCTACATTTGCAAACAGCGGGGCTCTGGAGCCTGCATCCAGTGCCACAAGGCCAACTGCTACACAGCCTTCCATGTGACATGTGCCCAGCAGGCTGGCCTTTACATGAAGATGGAACCTGTGCGGGAGACAGGTGCTAATGGCACCTCCTTTAGCGTCCGCAAGACAGCCTACTGTGACATCCACACACCCCCAGGTTCTGCTCGCCGCCTGCCTGCCCTATCCCacagtgagggggaggaggaggaggaggaagaagaagatgagggTAAGAGCTGGAGCTCAGAGAAGGTCAAGAAGGCCAAGGCCAAGTCCCGGATTAAGATGAAGAAAGCCCGGAAGATCTTGGCAGAGAAGCGGGCAGCAGCGCCTGTGGTGTCTGTGCCCTGCATTCCGCCACACAG ACTCAGTAAGATCACCAACCGCCTGACCATCCAGAGAAAGAGCCAGTTCATGCAGAGGCTACACAGCTACTGGACTCTGAAACGACAGTCAAGGAATGGGGTCCCACTACTCCGGCGGCTGCAGACACATCTTCAGTCTCAGAGGAACTGTGATCAAGTTGGG AGAGATTCTGAAGATAAGAACTGGGCCCTCAAAGAACAGCTCaagtcctggcagcggctccggCATGACCTAGAGCGAGCTCGGCTGCTGGTAGAGTTGATACGCAAGCGAGAGAAACTCAAAAGGGAGACG ATCAAGATCCAGCAGATTGCCATGGAAATGCAGCTGACCCCTTTTCTCATCCTCCTCCGAAAAACCTTGGAGCAGCTCCAAGAGAAGGACACAGGCAACATCTTCAGCGAGCCGGTCCCTCTGTCTGAG GTACCTGACTACCTAGACCACATCAAAAAGCCCATGGACTTTTTCACCATGAAGCAGAACTTGGAGGCTTATCGCTACTTGAACTTTGATGATTTTGAGGAGGACTTCAATCTCATTGTCAGCAACTGCCTAAAGTATAATGCCAAGGACACCATCTTCTACAGGGCAGCCGTTCGACTCCGTGAGCAGGGTGGTGCTGTGCTCCGTCAGGCCCGGCGCCAGGCAGAAAAAATGGGCATTGACTTTGAGACGGGCATGCATATCCCTCACAACCTAGCCGGAGAAGAGGCCCCACACCATACTGAAGATG AGGAAGAGCGGCTGGTCCTGCTGGAGAACCAGAAACACCTGCCAGTAGAAGAGCAGCTGAAGTTGTTGCTGGAACGGCTGGATGAAGTCAACGCCAGCAAGCAGAGTGTGGGCCGTTCCCGGCGTGCAAAAATGATCAAGAAAGAGATGACGGCGTTGCGGCGGAAGCTTGCTCACCAGCGGGAGACTGGCCGGGATGGGCCTGAGCGTCATGGCCCCTCCAGCAGGGGCAATCTGACACCCCACCCAGCAGCCTGTGAcaaggatggacagacagacagtgctgCAGAAGAGAGCAGCAGCCAGGAGACAAGCAAAG GCCTGGGTCCCAACATGTCCTCAACCCCCGCACATGAGGTGGGCAGGAGAACCTCAGTTCTGTTCTCCAAAAAGAACCCGAAGACAGCTGGACCGCCCAAGAGGCCGGGCCGGCCCCCCAAAAACCGGGAGAGCCAGATGACCCCCAGCCACGGAGGCAGTCCTGTGGGGCCCCCCCAGCTCCCCATCATGGGGTCCCTGCGTCAGCGCAAGCGGGGTAGGAGCCCCCGGCCCAGTTCGAGCTCAGACAGCGACAGTGATAAGTCCACAGAAGACCCCCCAATGG ACTTACCAGCCAATGGCTTCAGCAGTGGGAACCAGCCAGTGAAGAAGAGTTTCTTGGTGTACCGTAATGACTGCAACCTTCCCCGGAGCAGCTCAGACTCTgagtccagcagcagcagcagcagcagtgccgCCTCAGACCGGACCAG CACAACACCTTCAAAACAAGGCCGGGGCAAGCCCTCCTTCTCTCGGGGCACATTCCCAGAGGACAGCAGTGAAGATACCTCAGGCACTGAGAATGAGGCCTACTCCGTGGGCACTGGCCGCGGCGTGGGCCACAGCAGTAAGTACCCTCACCCAAAgtcaggggtgctgggaacccaatttCAAGGCCTTGCCAGCCCCCCAGCTGCTGATCCGCCCCCTCTCTCCCATTCCTGTGAAGTGGTAAGAAAAAGTCTGGGTCGAGGAGCTGGCTGGCTGTCAGAGGACGAGGACTCCCCATTGGATGCTCTGGACCTTGTGTGGGCCAAATGCCGAGGTTATCCTTCATATCCAGCTCTG
- the Brpf1 gene encoding peregrin isoform X2 has protein sequence MGVDFDVKTFCHNLRATKPPYECPVETCRKVYKSYSGIEYHLYHYDHDSPPPPQQTPLRKHKKKGRQSRPANKQSPSPSEVSQSPGREVISYAQAQRMVEVDLHGRVHRISIFDNLDVVSEDEEAPEEAPENSSNKENSETPAATPKSGKHKNKEKRKDSNHHHHSAPASAAPKLPEVVYRELEQDTPDAPPRPTSYYRYIEKSAEELDEEVEYDMDEEDYIWLDIMNERRKTEGVSPIPQEIFEYLMDRLEKESYFESHNKGDPNALVDEDAVCCICNDGECQNSNVILFCDMCNLAVHQECYGVPYIPEGQWLCRRCLQSPSRAVDCALCPNKGGAFKQTDDGRWAHVVCALWIPEVCFANTVFLEPIDSIEHIPPARWKLTCYICKQRGSGACIQCHKANCYTAFHVTCAQQAGLYMKMEPVRETGANGTSFSVRKTAYCDIHTPPGSARRLPALSHSEGEEEEEEEEDEGKSWSSEKVKKAKAKSRIKMKKARKILAEKRAAAPVVSVPCIPPHRLSKITNRLTIQRKSQFMQRLHSYWTLKRQSRNGVPLLRRLQTHLQSQRNCDQVGRDSEDKNWALKEQLKSWQRLRHDLERARLLVELIRKREKLKRETIKIQQIAMEMQLTPFLILLRKTLEQLQEKDTGNIFSEPVPLSEVTELDEVPDYLDHIKKPMDFFTMKQNLEAYRYLNFDDFEEDFNLIVSNCLKYNAKDTIFYRAAVRLREQGGAVLRQARRQAEKMGIDFETGMHIPHNLAGEEAPHHTEDEEERLVLLENQKHLPVEEQLKLLLERLDEVNASKQSVGRSRRAKMIKKEMTALRRKLAHQRETGRDGPERHGPSSRGNLTPHPAACDKDGQTDSAAEESSSQETSKGLGPNMSSTPAHEVGRRTSVLFSKKNPKTAGPPKRPGRPPKNRESQMTPSHGGSPVGPPQLPIMGSLRQRKRGRSPRPSSSSDSDSDKSTEDPPMDLPANGFSSGNQPVKKSFLVYRNDCNLPRSSSDSESSSSSSSSAASDRTSTTPSKQGRGKPSFSRGTFPEDSSEDTSGTENEAYSVGTGRGVGHSSKYPHPKSGVLGTQFQGLASPPAADPPPLSHSCEVVRKSLGRGAGWLSEDEDSPLDALDLVWAKCRGYPSYPALIIDPKMPREGMFHHGVPIPVPPLEVLKLGEQMTQEAREHLYLVLFFDNKRTWQWLPRTKLVPLGVNQDLDKEKMLEGRKSNIRKSVQIAYHRALQHRSKVQGEQSSETSDSD, from the exons ATGGGGGTGGACTTTGACGTGAAGACCTTCTGCCACAACTTGCGGGCCACTAAGCCACCATATGAATGCCCTGTGGAGACCTGCCGCAAGGTTTACAAGAGTTACAGTGGTATTGAGTACCACCTGTACCACTATGACCACGACagcccaccacccccacagcagACCCCCCTGCGCAAGCACAAAAAGAAAGGGCGCCAGTCACGACCAGCCAATAAGCAGTCACCCAGCCCCTCTGAGGTCTCACAGTCACCAGGCCGAGAGGTGATAAGTTATGCTCAGGCCCAGCGAATGGTAGAGGTGGACCTGCATGGCCGTGTCCACCGCATCAGCATCTTTGACAACCTAGATGTGGTATCAGAGGATGAGGAGGCCCCTGAGGAGGCCCCAGAGAACAGCAGCAACAAGGAGAACTCGGAGACACCCGCGGCTACACCTAAGTCAGGCAAGCATAAGAACAAGGAGAAACGCAAGGActccaaccaccaccaccacagcgcTCCCGCCAGTGCTGCTCCCAAACTGCCTGAGGTGGTATATCGGGAGCTGGAGCAAGACACCCCTGATGCACCGCCCCGGCCCACTTCCTACTACCG GTACATCGAGAAGTCTGCAGAGGAGCTGGATGAGGAAGTAGAGTATGACATGGACGAGGAGGACTACATCTGGCTAGATATCATGAATGAGCGACGGAAGACCGAGGGTGTGAGTCCTATCCCGCAGGAGATCTTTGAGTACCTAATGGACCGGTTGGAGAAGGAGTCCTACTTTGAGAGTCACAATAAAGGTGACCCCAATGCACTAGTGGATGAAGATGCCGTGTGCTGTATCTGCAATGATGGCGAGTGCCAGAATAGCAATGTCATCCTCTTCTGTGACATGTGCAACTTGGCTGTGCACCAAGAGTGCTACGGTGTCCCCTATATCCCTGAGGGCCAGTGGCTGTGCCGCCGTTGCCTGCAGTCACCTTCTCGTGCAGTGGACTGTGCTCTGTGCCCCAATAAGGGTGGTGCCTTTAAGCAGACAGATGATGGCCGCTGGGCCCACGTGGTGTGTGCCTTGTGGATCCCTGAGGTCTGCTTTGCCAACACAGTCTTCCTAGAACCTATTGACAGCATTGAGCACATCCCACCAGCCCGCTGGAAGCTCACCTGCTACATTTGCAAACAGCGGGGCTCTGGAGCCTGCATCCAGTGCCACAAGGCCAACTGCTACACAGCCTTCCATGTGACATGTGCCCAGCAGGCTGGCCTTTACATGAAGATGGAACCTGTGCGGGAGACAGGTGCTAATGGCACCTCCTTTAGCGTCCGCAAGACAGCCTACTGTGACATCCACACACCCCCAGGTTCTGCTCGCCGCCTGCCTGCCCTATCCCacagtgagggggaggaggaggaggaggaagaagaagatgagggTAAGAGCTGGAGCTCAGAGAAGGTCAAGAAGGCCAAGGCCAAGTCCCGGATTAAGATGAAGAAAGCCCGGAAGATCTTGGCAGAGAAGCGGGCAGCAGCGCCTGTGGTGTCTGTGCCCTGCATTCCGCCACACAG ACTCAGTAAGATCACCAACCGCCTGACCATCCAGAGAAAGAGCCAGTTCATGCAGAGGCTACACAGCTACTGGACTCTGAAACGACAGTCAAGGAATGGGGTCCCACTACTCCGGCGGCTGCAGACACATCTTCAGTCTCAGAGGAACTGTGATCAAGTTGGG AGAGATTCTGAAGATAAGAACTGGGCCCTCAAAGAACAGCTCaagtcctggcagcggctccggCATGACCTAGAGCGAGCTCGGCTGCTGGTAGAGTTGATACGCAAGCGAGAGAAACTCAAAAGGGAGACG ATCAAGATCCAGCAGATTGCCATGGAAATGCAGCTGACCCCTTTTCTCATCCTCCTCCGAAAAACCTTGGAGCAGCTCCAAGAGAAGGACACAGGCAACATCTTCAGCGAGCCGGTCCCTCTGTCTGAGGTAACCGAATTGGACGAA GTACCTGACTACCTAGACCACATCAAAAAGCCCATGGACTTTTTCACCATGAAGCAGAACTTGGAGGCTTATCGCTACTTGAACTTTGATGATTTTGAGGAGGACTTCAATCTCATTGTCAGCAACTGCCTAAAGTATAATGCCAAGGACACCATCTTCTACAGGGCAGCCGTTCGACTCCGTGAGCAGGGTGGTGCTGTGCTCCGTCAGGCCCGGCGCCAGGCAGAAAAAATGGGCATTGACTTTGAGACGGGCATGCATATCCCTCACAACCTAGCCGGAGAAGAGGCCCCACACCATACTGAAGATG AGGAAGAGCGGCTGGTCCTGCTGGAGAACCAGAAACACCTGCCAGTAGAAGAGCAGCTGAAGTTGTTGCTGGAACGGCTGGATGAAGTCAACGCCAGCAAGCAGAGTGTGGGCCGTTCCCGGCGTGCAAAAATGATCAAGAAAGAGATGACGGCGTTGCGGCGGAAGCTTGCTCACCAGCGGGAGACTGGCCGGGATGGGCCTGAGCGTCATGGCCCCTCCAGCAGGGGCAATCTGACACCCCACCCAGCAGCCTGTGAcaaggatggacagacagacagtgctgCAGAAGAGAGCAGCAGCCAGGAGACAAGCAAAG GCCTGGGTCCCAACATGTCCTCAACCCCCGCACATGAGGTGGGCAGGAGAACCTCAGTTCTGTTCTCCAAAAAGAACCCGAAGACAGCTGGACCGCCCAAGAGGCCGGGCCGGCCCCCCAAAAACCGGGAGAGCCAGATGACCCCCAGCCACGGAGGCAGTCCTGTGGGGCCCCCCCAGCTCCCCATCATGGGGTCCCTGCGTCAGCGCAAGCGGGGTAGGAGCCCCCGGCCCAGTTCGAGCTCAGACAGCGACAGTGATAAGTCCACAGAAGACCCCCCAATGG ACTTACCAGCCAATGGCTTCAGCAGTGGGAACCAGCCAGTGAAGAAGAGTTTCTTGGTGTACCGTAATGACTGCAACCTTCCCCGGAGCAGCTCAGACTCTgagtccagcagcagcagcagcagcagtgccgCCTCAGACCGGACCAG CACAACACCTTCAAAACAAGGCCGGGGCAAGCCCTCCTTCTCTCGGGGCACATTCCCAGAGGACAGCAGTGAAGATACCTCAGGCACTGAGAATGAGGCCTACTCCGTGGGCACTGGCCGCGGCGTGGGCCACAGCAGTAAGTACCCTCACCCAAAgtcaggggtgctgggaacccaatttCAAGGCCTTGCCAGCCCCCCAGCTGCTGATCCGCCCCCTCTCTCCCATTCCTGTGAAGTGGTAAGAAAAAGTCTGGGTCGAGGAGCTGGCTGGCTGTCAGAGGACGAGGACTCCCCATTGGATGCTCTGGACCTTGTGTGGGCCAAATGCCGAGGTTATCCTTCATATCCAGCTCTG
- the Brpf1 gene encoding peregrin isoform X7 yields MGVDFDVKTFCHNLRATKPPYECPVETCRKVYKSYSGIEYHLYHYDHDSPPPPQQTPLRKHKKKGRQSRPANKQSPSPSEVSQSPGREVISYAQAQRMVEVDLHGRVHRISIFDNLDVVSEDEEAPEEAPENSSNKENSETPAATPKSGKHKNKEKRKDSNHHHHSAPASAAPKLPEVVYRELEQDTPDAPPRPTSYYRYIEKSAEELDEEVEYDMDEEDYIWLDIMNERRKTEGVSPIPQEIFEYLMDRLEKESYFESHNKGDPNALVDEDAVCCICNDGECQNSNVILFCDMCNLAVHQECYGVPYIPEGQWLCRRCLQSPSRAVDCALCPNKGGAFKQTDDGRWAHVVCALWIPEVCFANTVFLEPIDSIEHIPPARWKLTCYICKQRGSGACIQCHKANCYTAFHVTCAQQAGLYMKMEPVRETGANGTSFSVRKTAYCDIHTPPGSARRLPALSHSEGEEEEEEEEDEGKSWSSEKVKKAKAKSRIKMKKARKILAEKRAAAPVVSVPCIPPHRLSKITNRLTIQRKSQFMQRLHSYWTLKRQSRNGVPLLRRLQTHLQSQRNCDQVGRDSEDKNWALKEQLKSWQRLRHDLERARLLVELIRKREKLKRETIKIQQIAMEMQLTPFLILLRKTLEQLQEKDTGNIFSEPVPLSEVPDYLDHIKKPMDFFTMKQNLEAYRYLNFDDFEEDFNLIVSNCLKYNAKDTIFYRAAVRLREQGGAVLRQARRQAEKMGIDFETGMHIPHNLAGEEAPHHTEDEEERLVLLENQKHLPVEEQLKLLLERLDEVNASKQSVGRSRRAKMIKKEMTALRRKLAHQRETGRDGPERHGPSSRGNLTPHPAACDKDGQTDSAAEESSSQETSKGLGPNMSSTPAHEVGRRTSVLFSKKNPKTAGPPKRPGRPPKNRESQMTPSHGGSPVGPPQLPIMGSLRQRKRGRSPRPSSSSDSDSDKSTEDPPMDLPANGFSSGNQPVKKSFLVYRNDCNLPRSSSDSESSSSSSSSAASDRTSTTPSKQGRGKPSFSRGTFPEDSSEDTSGTENEAYSVGTGRGVGHSMVRKSLGRGAGWLSEDEDSPLDALDLVWAKCRGYPSYPALIIDPKMPREGMFHHGVPIPVPPLEVLKLGEQMTQEAREHLYLVLFFDNKRTWQWLPRTKLVPLGVNQDLDKEKMLEGRKSNIRKSVQIAYHRALQHRSKVQGEQSSETSDSD; encoded by the exons ATGGGGGTGGACTTTGACGTGAAGACCTTCTGCCACAACTTGCGGGCCACTAAGCCACCATATGAATGCCCTGTGGAGACCTGCCGCAAGGTTTACAAGAGTTACAGTGGTATTGAGTACCACCTGTACCACTATGACCACGACagcccaccacccccacagcagACCCCCCTGCGCAAGCACAAAAAGAAAGGGCGCCAGTCACGACCAGCCAATAAGCAGTCACCCAGCCCCTCTGAGGTCTCACAGTCACCAGGCCGAGAGGTGATAAGTTATGCTCAGGCCCAGCGAATGGTAGAGGTGGACCTGCATGGCCGTGTCCACCGCATCAGCATCTTTGACAACCTAGATGTGGTATCAGAGGATGAGGAGGCCCCTGAGGAGGCCCCAGAGAACAGCAGCAACAAGGAGAACTCGGAGACACCCGCGGCTACACCTAAGTCAGGCAAGCATAAGAACAAGGAGAAACGCAAGGActccaaccaccaccaccacagcgcTCCCGCCAGTGCTGCTCCCAAACTGCCTGAGGTGGTATATCGGGAGCTGGAGCAAGACACCCCTGATGCACCGCCCCGGCCCACTTCCTACTACCG GTACATCGAGAAGTCTGCAGAGGAGCTGGATGAGGAAGTAGAGTATGACATGGACGAGGAGGACTACATCTGGCTAGATATCATGAATGAGCGACGGAAGACCGAGGGTGTGAGTCCTATCCCGCAGGAGATCTTTGAGTACCTAATGGACCGGTTGGAGAAGGAGTCCTACTTTGAGAGTCACAATAAAGGTGACCCCAATGCACTAGTGGATGAAGATGCCGTGTGCTGTATCTGCAATGATGGCGAGTGCCAGAATAGCAATGTCATCCTCTTCTGTGACATGTGCAACTTGGCTGTGCACCAAGAGTGCTACGGTGTCCCCTATATCCCTGAGGGCCAGTGGCTGTGCCGCCGTTGCCTGCAGTCACCTTCTCGTGCAGTGGACTGTGCTCTGTGCCCCAATAAGGGTGGTGCCTTTAAGCAGACAGATGATGGCCGCTGGGCCCACGTGGTGTGTGCCTTGTGGATCCCTGAGGTCTGCTTTGCCAACACAGTCTTCCTAGAACCTATTGACAGCATTGAGCACATCCCACCAGCCCGCTGGAAGCTCACCTGCTACATTTGCAAACAGCGGGGCTCTGGAGCCTGCATCCAGTGCCACAAGGCCAACTGCTACACAGCCTTCCATGTGACATGTGCCCAGCAGGCTGGCCTTTACATGAAGATGGAACCTGTGCGGGAGACAGGTGCTAATGGCACCTCCTTTAGCGTCCGCAAGACAGCCTACTGTGACATCCACACACCCCCAGGTTCTGCTCGCCGCCTGCCTGCCCTATCCCacagtgagggggaggaggaggaggaggaagaagaagatgagggTAAGAGCTGGAGCTCAGAGAAGGTCAAGAAGGCCAAGGCCAAGTCCCGGATTAAGATGAAGAAAGCCCGGAAGATCTTGGCAGAGAAGCGGGCAGCAGCGCCTGTGGTGTCTGTGCCCTGCATTCCGCCACACAG ACTCAGTAAGATCACCAACCGCCTGACCATCCAGAGAAAGAGCCAGTTCATGCAGAGGCTACACAGCTACTGGACTCTGAAACGACAGTCAAGGAATGGGGTCCCACTACTCCGGCGGCTGCAGACACATCTTCAGTCTCAGAGGAACTGTGATCAAGTTGGG AGAGATTCTGAAGATAAGAACTGGGCCCTCAAAGAACAGCTCaagtcctggcagcggctccggCATGACCTAGAGCGAGCTCGGCTGCTGGTAGAGTTGATACGCAAGCGAGAGAAACTCAAAAGGGAGACG ATCAAGATCCAGCAGATTGCCATGGAAATGCAGCTGACCCCTTTTCTCATCCTCCTCCGAAAAACCTTGGAGCAGCTCCAAGAGAAGGACACAGGCAACATCTTCAGCGAGCCGGTCCCTCTGTCTGAG GTACCTGACTACCTAGACCACATCAAAAAGCCCATGGACTTTTTCACCATGAAGCAGAACTTGGAGGCTTATCGCTACTTGAACTTTGATGATTTTGAGGAGGACTTCAATCTCATTGTCAGCAACTGCCTAAAGTATAATGCCAAGGACACCATCTTCTACAGGGCAGCCGTTCGACTCCGTGAGCAGGGTGGTGCTGTGCTCCGTCAGGCCCGGCGCCAGGCAGAAAAAATGGGCATTGACTTTGAGACGGGCATGCATATCCCTCACAACCTAGCCGGAGAAGAGGCCCCACACCATACTGAAGATG AGGAAGAGCGGCTGGTCCTGCTGGAGAACCAGAAACACCTGCCAGTAGAAGAGCAGCTGAAGTTGTTGCTGGAACGGCTGGATGAAGTCAACGCCAGCAAGCAGAGTGTGGGCCGTTCCCGGCGTGCAAAAATGATCAAGAAAGAGATGACGGCGTTGCGGCGGAAGCTTGCTCACCAGCGGGAGACTGGCCGGGATGGGCCTGAGCGTCATGGCCCCTCCAGCAGGGGCAATCTGACACCCCACCCAGCAGCCTGTGAcaaggatggacagacagacagtgctgCAGAAGAGAGCAGCAGCCAGGAGACAAGCAAAG GCCTGGGTCCCAACATGTCCTCAACCCCCGCACATGAGGTGGGCAGGAGAACCTCAGTTCTGTTCTCCAAAAAGAACCCGAAGACAGCTGGACCGCCCAAGAGGCCGGGCCGGCCCCCCAAAAACCGGGAGAGCCAGATGACCCCCAGCCACGGAGGCAGTCCTGTGGGGCCCCCCCAGCTCCCCATCATGGGGTCCCTGCGTCAGCGCAAGCGGGGTAGGAGCCCCCGGCCCAGTTCGAGCTCAGACAGCGACAGTGATAAGTCCACAGAAGACCCCCCAATGG ACTTACCAGCCAATGGCTTCAGCAGTGGGAACCAGCCAGTGAAGAAGAGTTTCTTGGTGTACCGTAATGACTGCAACCTTCCCCGGAGCAGCTCAGACTCTgagtccagcagcagcagcagcagcagtgccgCCTCAGACCGGACCAG CACAACACCTTCAAAACAAGGCCGGGGCAAGCCCTCCTTCTCTCGGGGCACATTCCCAGAGGACAGCAGTGAAGATACCTCAGGCACTGAGAATGAGGCCTACTCCGTGGGCACTGGCCGCGGCGTGGGCCACAGCA TGGTAAGAAAAAGTCTGGGTCGAGGAGCTGGCTGGCTGTCAGAGGACGAGGACTCCCCATTGGATGCTCTGGACCTTGTGTGGGCCAAATGCCGAGGTTATCCTTCATATCCAGCTCTG